In the Primulina eburnea isolate SZY01 chromosome 15, ASM2296580v1, whole genome shotgun sequence genome, ATGTGTGTGAAGACAATGTTCCATAATTGTAACATTTAgcaagagatttacatgtcttaacctgaaggatTCATATCAGtaagaagtgagcataaggtatgcaaactttagATTTCTATTTATGAACTCAAACATTAATCAAGGAGCtagaacctcagatttgacaaCATAATCAAAgaatttgattttattaaaaACACTAAAAAAccatgtgtgtataagaaggttagtAGGAGTGCAGTGATATTcttagtactttatgttgatgaaatATTGGTCATTGAAAATGATGTAAGGATGTTGCAGTCAAATAAAATATGGTTAACTAGTAAATTCTCCATTAAAGATATGACTgaaacatcctatgtattgggaatacagatatATAGAGATATATCAAAGAGGATGATAGGGCTCACCTAATccacttatatcgataccataccgaggagattctctatggagaagtccaagagaggatatcttacaatgtgtcatggtgtgaATATATTTAATTCTATATGCCTTAAGACTGATGATGAGATAGGAACCATGAGCCGCATTACATATGCTTCTGCTATAGGAAGtattatgtatggtatgatatctacTCGACCTGATATTGCATTTGCATTGAGTGTTGCAAGAAGATATCAATCGAATCCCGATACATTGCATTGGAAAGCCGTGAAtgacattcttaagtacttaagaAGAACTATGAATTTGTTCTTGGTTTACGGgagtggagaattaaaattggatgGTTGCACCTATTCTAACTTTCAATCAGATGTAGATGATTTGAAATCAACTTTTGGATTTGTATTCAAGCTAAATGGTGGTGCTAtcttttggaagagttccaaacaAGACACCACAGTAGATTCAACtactgaggccgaatacatagCTTCATCAGCCGCAACAAAGGACGTtatttggatgaggaatttttttCAAGAGTTGGCTATCATTTCTCAAATAGTTGATCTAGTTCTGGTCTACTACGACAACACTGGTGTCGTTGTGCAAGATAaagaaccaaggtctcatcagtgaTCCAAACATATACTTATGAAGTTACACATAATTCAGGAGATTGTTGGAATATGAGACCTATCAGTGGAGATCGTCACCTCTGTGGATAACGTTGCTGATCCCCTGAAGAAGCCCCtaccaggaccattgtttgagaagcatcgtgaAGCAATGAGTCTGATATCTATGGGTAGTTGGTTATAGGAAAAGTGAGAGATTTTTAGATTAGGTGCCTAGTGAGCCAACTTGTCGTGGGGACACGGgctctaaatcaaattctatctgggattaaatggatctgtgagaaaatgtgggtcaaattttcgctttttaacattaaatcaaatgtatataaacaagcataagatctttctttatttaagtacatcaaacataaatacatgttttgttctagtacatttaaacaaactagtgtttaatacaaactacaatctacaagtagtacaagtctgaTAAACACCACTAGCAGTCctctgcgcccgaagtcaccactctaactcgatctcatctctgtcgtgatcccgatcctgccccacctgttgttatgcacacatacaaacataacaacagccggaaactccggtgagaacaaatcccagtataaaacatgtatacatgcatatgcacaataaaatcataaaacaaaatatcatgcatgtgatctaaatcataggttccatagtctatgaaaccaacatatataagcatgcaatgcaaatcaactcatgtcttgactctactctagggatcccggggtgaataagacgtcactgtctgttacctaccctcccaatcggggtaactgtacgtcttactcctagacttcggtcgtgtctgtatcgaatgtctacaatcggaggaagtctgctcctatgcgtcgatacaccgaacatctagttttgacaaatctgtcaatgactctcctatctcaatgcttgaatataaatctatagacaaagcatgatcatatcaatagatttgaatataaatctataaacaaatccaaaacatatcaaaagatacaataataaatctagtatgtgattttgttgggaaactctaatcaaatatgattcgagtcgtgtcttcccctacaatcacatgaattatacctttctcgtCGTAGGAATTgatcgagatcttgaagtcgaagattaaatctgtcaatcaatctgaaatgacaattcAATGATGCTTCCTATCAATATATCATTCAAATCAACTCCCATCATGTCTtgtacaattcaataatcagtctcggtatGAATTGACAACATAACGGTgtatttcttcgataccgataactcaataacatcataatcaatccaaatcaactcataatctcatcaagacATCCGTACATATACTGAAATTGGTATAATTCTCACATAGTATATGCTGGAATCTCATATCAATCGCATACGATATCTGATAATCAATCCGTTTGCAAATATACGATgttcataatctcaagaacacatattatacatcatatcaCCATTTCTTCAACATCTAAACTTCAAACTATGCTGGAAtttaaagaaacttacatcctcttgtagcccttAGCGCAAGGAACaataatctcaactcggaatacaaatcggatggctaaatcattcaaaatcacaagtttaAGATCGAAAGGAAATGAAGTCTTTTTCCTTCGGTGCTGATGTTCTGAATGAGGAGGAAGAATTCATGCATcacatatatataccatgccatgtgtcatcataaGAAATAAAGGTggctttctcgcatgcagcaccgcgggtgcggtcactctagcaccgcgggtgcgccatgctctcggcaccattttcatttttcagaaaatagcGACCGCGGTTGCGGTACAtatcagaccgcgggtgcggtcacaccacctcgggtgcggtccttctcgcaccgcaggtgcggtcttgcttcgaataaaatttcctaccctactggacctcGACCGTGGGTGCAGGTCTctcctaacaccgcgggtgcggtgtggcttcggcctgcctttcaaaaatcaaaattttatgaccgcgggtgcactcctgtccTAAGCGCTGGTGCggtctatcaacactctaatttctcatgtctttctcCCTTCAttgcacgtcatgcattctcatatattccgagtctcacgtcaatgaagattaataaatctcgagccttacacttgTGGCGCGAGCTTCAttcatttttatgttaaaaatttttattttaataatattttacagttttatccaattatgataattaatttatttgtatACTGATAGGATCAGTTAAAGGTGGAAaattgtttagaaggggggttgaataaacacttacaatttttaaaaccttttctcgatttatgagtcagtttagtgataaactgttACTCGGAAATCTTGTAAATcattatcaatcagttaacaaaGAATGTGAGGAAACAAACTAactgatagatagaataaaaactgaaataagaagacacaagattttatggacgttcggagatttcaaacactcctacgtcacctcttctatctcaaggatatgatataCACTAAAAAGCTTTGATCGATGCAAACggttgtacaaacccacttcagttttggacttaacaatgccaaattgaaactcttagttacaaactTGTTTACAGTACTCAAAAGAACTGAAATaatttagcacaactgatctcttcaAGATCAAGTATTACAGTTTGTGCTTGAAAGCTCGAAGTATATCCTGAAAGCTATGAATGTATacaataagcgtgagcttttgaTGTTTGCAAGGATTTCAGCAGAGTAATAGTAAATCGATCAGTTGATTGTATTGTATTCCGAGAATTGTTCAAGTTCAAAGTTGTTTCTCAGTTGCTCTTCTCAgctttataggcttccctccaacggtaatattaaatatgattttaagcTTTCTATGCATTtcttgccacgtcaatattcttctgacagtcgtacactaatttttttttgaattgcGGCGATCCCACTATTTGTTGCAGTCAGCTTTTATCGGTTGAATGTATTTTTCGTTCACTGATGATGTGTACAGTTGAGGGATCAGCTGATCGAATGTAGTTGATAAGCTCACAACTATTTGTAGTAATTTACCAGTTCCaattgatcagtcagttgtcttcGTTGTTCAGTTGCCTTCGAAAGTCTAAGTATTATCCTTCAGTTACTGGCAACCGATAGTTTGCATATTTTAGATCAGTTTCTATTAGTCTTCTTGATCAGCTAGTTTAATCTATTAAacgctcagtttgtcaaacattcgaaatttagtttccaacatatACTCATACAAGTTACATAGATAATATAAGGTTTAGAAAATTCAAATTACGTAACCcgactgcatgcaatctaggttttactaaaatatgtgtttaataattttaaagctttaaatgcattattattgcatggatatgtgTTTTATTTCGTGGTTTATTAATGTTTCATACATAAGGCCTTTTAATAGTTTTTtgcgttcgaacgaggatcggagttCTGGGATAAttgaggaaaaatatttttattaaataaatattttaaattatttaatacatGGTGTAGTTAAGTGAGATTTTTCGAAATGGGCTTTGGTTGGATATGTTTACTCGacgggtcatattttaaacCGATACACAAAAATTAGTGAGTCAGGGGACTTTTTGAGTGTtcggacaatattttcaaaaatgtatctaaaaaaaatattttacaggATTGTTTTTGGGCTTGTTGGGACTATTTTATTGCATAATGGgcctaaaataattttaatctcattaattttaattaagggGCCattaaactaatttttattatacTTAACCTACATCCCAAAAGCGCTAATCACCCAACCCTAGCTTTGGCCACCCCTTCTCCCATCAGCAGCCATTGTTGAAATATTTTCCAACTGCAAGCCACCGAAATCCTCTTAGGTTTTTCAAATAAGTCCTTCCCGACTCTCCGATGCATGTTCTATGCAGGTATCTCTAAGTTTTCGAGCGTATTTATGCAAAGGCACTGCCCTATACCTCATTTTTATCATCATTCACATCAATATATGTCTATTTGTGTGTTTATTCATGAGGAATATCGGCTCTACCATTTTATGTGCATATGGATCGAATTTACAAGGTTTCTCTTCATTATTCTTCATGTGAACtcacatttttttatatattctaAGGGGCTGCCAGGCTTTGTTGTGTGAGAGAAGATTTGAAACAGGTTTTGAAGGTTCTTAGAAGCCAAGTTCAGAACGGAGCCGATCGGTTGGGTCATGTAGTGTACTTATTGGCTAGTTCGGACGATGGCTCGTGTGCAGAGGTGCAAGGGCTGTTCCAGGCTATAGACTAGACTCTAGTGGGTCTGAGACATGGCTTAGGATGGCTCGAGCACAGTTGGTTGCAGGCTAGGAGTAGATCGAAGGGGATAGTCACGGTAGAGTTCGGTTATGGTGGTGTTCGGGAGAAGCTTGCACGTTCGCACGTGCATGGGGCTGTGGCCTGGGCTTAGGTCATTCCAGGAGGGTCCAGTTACGTCCTAGGATGGTTTGGTTCGAGCCTGGCCTGGTCTAGTTGAATGTGGGGAGAGGTTGGCTTCAAATGTTGTTTGGGATTTTGATGTGCGGGGCTAGCGCTGTGGCACTGCCCTTTAGGCGCCGTAGCACTCGATCTTTAGGGCTAGTAGCGCTGTAGCGATGATTCCGGAATCCTACGTTCTAACCAAGCACCGCAGTGCCATAGTGTCAGCGCCTAGGCGCAAGTCCAGTGTTGGTGGGGTAGTGGTTTTAGCGCTTATGACTCGTTTGGGTGTTACTATGTCTATTTGACCGAGGTTATTGATAGTTAAATTGTAACGTCCAAAATTCAACCCACGTAAACAACATACatgcaaatgatttaacttgattaattattttatttaattgatttaaaaTGCTTACTTGATGTATATTGTATGATTAAAGGTCAaattgcatgatttcatgagAAATTAAGATTTtatccgaatattcgataatagccTGGGAAAAGGAGAACGGGGACGACCaagataaatattttcaaggttTATTACtatgattaaaattttctaaaaatattagagtccaaattattttacgagacgagcACGATTTTATCCGGGAAGCCAATTTTGGGCAAACGAGGgacttttaaaagatcaaaagtattatttttgaaaactaatttttataaacttttttttaattaaataggaATTATTGGGCCTAAGATTAGTAGGCCCTATTGCTCCTAAACTCAAAAGTCCAGAACCTAAGCCCATTAAcatgcaaattaaaatctataaaatagAAACCTAGGGTCTTTTGGCACCCCATATAGCGGAATCACACACAGACACACTTCACACAAAAGTTTTCAAAAAATTGGTGAGCAAAAAACAAGGAGTCTTTGTGGCCTGTTCGTCCTTCTTCGCACCCCACTGCCAACTATCATATATTTGAGCATTCTAAAATGAAAGGCATGTTTCTAAATTCCTTTGACACATCATTCAAATCGTATTAtgttgttttaattattttttcatgaaaattttgaagcatAAACCGTTAATGATAGaacaaatattttcaaactATTGATGATTTTACGCTTGTTCGAAAAAACGTCCAAGAGATTGGCTGccaacataggatgtttaatgGGTGGAACCTGGACGATTTAAGGTGGAAATGAGGGCTAGATTCGAGCTTGGAAGATGGCACGACTAGGAGGGATGGTGCACCGGGGCTCAGCTAGGGCTAGTCAGGGGCTCGGTGTGGGTTGTCGTTCAGGgttaggaagagtcctagttggGCTAGGACTCGTGAAGAGTCCACAAGGGGTAGACTCTTCCCCATGCATATGGTTGGTAAGATACGGCTAGGGTGGTTTGCGACTGGGTTGGGATTGGCTAGGCtggtccagtagggtctagGGTAGGTGGCTAGAGGTCATAGCAGGGCCTGGTGCAGCCGTATCCTGTGGTGGCTCGAAGGGAGAAGGGCCGCGGCTAAGAGGAGTCTTGCGCGTAGGCTTCGTGCGCGGGCTGGGTCTGGGGTGCTAGTCCAGGAGGGTTCGATGAGGGTTCAGGAGGGCTAGGGTTTGGTCTGGGCCAAGGTGGCTCGGCCATGGCTCGAGGAAATTGGGTCGTGGCTCAAGGGGAGTGTGCTAGGGTTCGGTTGAAGGGTTAGGAGAAGAAATGGTTCGAACCAGGGTCCACGGGGGTCAATTAATGATTCAGGAGGGTAGTTTAGGTATGAAAAGGCTATGATTAGAGTTTgggataaaatatttaagttagAATTACTTTAGAGTTAAAACGCTTCACGGTTTAGTAAATAaggaattaaattaaaaatctcGAGTTTAcgtcaaataaaaataatagaagtcaaatttaagcttaaataattatttgggatagtcTCGGGTAAATAAAAGTGAAAAggaaaaaagtcaaaatcgagaatttttaAGTGTCCAAGGGTAatacagtcattttacacctgggtAGTACAAAAAGGGTTGGCAGTGTCCCGAAGAATCATAACAcatgaaaaatgatattttaaaatgtttacgatgaaaatatgagattttatgatttaaaataaagTTGTGCgatttttactgttaaaatgctattttttgaATGTGAAGAGTGTTGGATCGGGAAATCCTCTAAAAACGTGATGAGCTGCAATAGTTCATGTTCTAAGAATTTTATACCGAGGAGTTAGATcaagtttg is a window encoding:
- the LOC140815589 gene encoding secreted RxLR effector protein 161-like, translated to MCHGVNIFNSICLKTDDEIGTMSRITYASAIGSIMYGMISTRPDIAFALSVARRYQSNPDTLHWKAVNDILKYLRRTMNLFLVYGSGELKLDGCTYSNFQSDVDDLKSTFGFVFKLNGGAIFWKSSKQDTTVDSTTEAEYIASSAATKDVIWMRNFFQELAIISQIVDLVLVYYDNTGVVVQDKEPRSHQ